A genomic stretch from Candidatus Methylomirabilota bacterium includes:
- the hslU gene encoding ATP-dependent protease ATPase subunit HslU: MNAGLTPAQIVAELDRYIVGQERAKRAVAIALRNRWRRQNLPAELRDEVAPKNIIMIGPTGVGKTEIARRLAKLAQAPFVKVEASKYTEVGYVGRDVESMIRELTELAVNMVKAEMVAAVQDKAEDLAEDRLLDLLLPRGREPFSSESLEEVGAGAREATRDKLRAQLRSGRLDDRMVELETQQQAMPMVEVFSGQGMEEMGINLRDMLSNILPSRTKRRRLRVGEARRLLVQEEAQKLVDHDEAVSQAVRRVENSGIVFVDELDKVAGREGGRGPDVSREGVQRDLLPIVEGSAVTTKYGIVRTDHILFIAAGAFHVTKPSDLIPELQGRFPIRVELDPLTRNDFVRILTEPRNALITQYVELLKTEAVSLRFTPDAIEAVADIATRVNTATENIGARRLYTIMERLLDEVSFGAPDLGGKEITVDADYVHQRLGDIARDQDLSRYIL; the protein is encoded by the coding sequence GTGAACGCCGGGTTGACGCCTGCACAGATCGTCGCCGAGCTGGACCGCTACATCGTGGGACAGGAGCGGGCCAAGCGCGCCGTCGCCATCGCCCTGCGCAACCGCTGGCGGCGCCAGAACCTTCCCGCCGAGCTCCGCGACGAGGTCGCGCCCAAGAACATCATCATGATCGGGCCCACCGGCGTGGGCAAGACCGAGATCGCCCGCCGTCTGGCCAAGCTGGCCCAGGCGCCCTTCGTCAAGGTCGAGGCCTCCAAGTACACCGAGGTCGGGTACGTGGGGCGCGACGTGGAGTCGATGATCCGGGAGCTGACCGAGCTCGCCGTCAACATGGTCAAGGCCGAGATGGTGGCCGCCGTCCAGGACAAGGCCGAGGACCTCGCCGAGGATCGACTCCTCGACCTGCTGCTGCCCCGCGGCCGCGAGCCCTTCTCCAGCGAGTCGCTCGAGGAAGTCGGGGCAGGAGCGCGCGAAGCCACCCGGGACAAGCTGCGGGCCCAGCTCCGCAGCGGGCGCCTGGACGACCGGATGGTGGAGCTGGAGACCCAGCAACAGGCCATGCCCATGGTGGAGGTCTTCTCCGGACAGGGCATGGAGGAGATGGGCATCAATCTCCGGGACATGCTGTCCAACATCCTGCCCAGCCGCACGAAGCGGCGGCGCCTCCGCGTGGGCGAGGCCCGGCGCCTGCTCGTTCAGGAGGAGGCCCAGAAGCTCGTCGATCACGACGAGGCGGTGAGCCAGGCCGTGCGGCGGGTGGAGAACTCCGGCATCGTGTTCGTCGACGAGCTCGACAAGGTGGCCGGGCGCGAGGGCGGGCGCGGCCCGGATGTCAGCCGCGAAGGCGTGCAGCGCGACCTGCTGCCCATCGTCGAGGGCTCGGCCGTCACCACCAAGTACGGCATCGTCCGTACGGACCACATCCTGTTCATCGCGGCGGGGGCCTTCCACGTCACCAAGCCGTCGGATCTCATCCCGGAACTCCAGGGCCGCTTCCCCATCCGTGTGGAGCTAGACCCCTTGACGCGGAACGATTTCGTCCGCATTCTGACGGAGCCCCGGAACGCCTTGATCACGCAATACGTGGAGCTGCTGAAGACGGAGGCGGTGAGCTTGCGATTCACGCCGGACGCCATCGAGGCGGTGGCCGACATCGCCACGCGGGTGAACACGGCCACCGAGAACATCGGGGCTCGCCGTCTCTACACCATTATGGAGCGACTCCTGGACGAAGTCTCGTTCGGCGCTCCCGATCTGGGCGGCAAAGAGATCACCGTGGACGCCGACTACGTCCATCAGCGGCTGGGCGACATCGCGCGCGATCAAGACCTGTCGCGCTACATCCTGTGA
- a CDS encoding 2-phosphosulfolactate phosphatase — protein MRIDVVPTAEALASAHVESRTVLVVDILRASTSMIAALTNGCESLIPVADPETARRVAETLPPASWLLAGERRGEPIAGFDLGNSPLEYAAERVAGRTIVLSTSNGTRALLAARRALAIGVGALVNLGAAAEWALAGGREILVACAGERGRTSLEDLVAAGLLVERMTGHEPALAPTPAAREAMREAAGYGKDVTRLAEASSWARHLARRGRGADVAACLLLDTTTLVPVYRPEIDKVVRGPR, from the coding sequence GTGCGCATCGATGTGGTGCCCACCGCGGAGGCACTGGCGAGCGCCCACGTCGAGTCGCGCACGGTCCTCGTCGTCGACATCCTCCGGGCCAGCACCAGCATGATCGCGGCCCTGACCAACGGCTGTGAGAGTCTCATCCCCGTCGCCGACCCCGAGACCGCCCGCCGCGTGGCCGAAACATTGCCGCCGGCATCGTGGTTGCTCGCCGGCGAGCGGCGGGGCGAGCCCATTGCCGGCTTCGACCTGGGCAACTCCCCGCTCGAATACGCCGCCGAGCGTGTGGCGGGGCGGACCATCGTGCTGTCCACGAGCAACGGCACGCGGGCCCTGCTGGCGGCCCGGCGGGCGCTGGCCATCGGGGTGGGGGCCCTGGTCAACCTCGGAGCGGCGGCCGAGTGGGCCCTGGCCGGCGGTCGCGAGATCCTGGTGGCGTGCGCCGGCGAGCGCGGCCGGACGTCACTGGAGGACCTGGTGGCGGCCGGGCTGCTCGTGGAGCGGATGACCGGCCACGAGCCGGCCCTGGCGCCGACGCCGGCGGCCCGCGAGGCCATGCGGGAGGCGGCCGGCTATGGCAAGGACGTCACCCGACTCGCCGAGGCCTCGTCGTGGGCGCGCCACCTCGCCCGCCGCGGCCGGGGGGCCGACGTCGCCGCCTGCCTGCTCCTCGACACGACGACGCTGGTGCCCGTGTACCGGCCGGAAATTGACAAGGTCGTTCGCGGACCTCGATAA
- a CDS encoding argininosuccinate synthase, translating to MSDPKRVVLAYSGGLDTSVILRWLKERYHCEVVAFCADLGQGEELLTVRDKALRTGAAAVHIVDLREEFVRDFIFPMLRANAVYEGGYLLGTSIARPLIARAQVEVALREGADAVAHGATGKGNDQVRFELTYAALAPHLRVIAPWREWELGSRSALLEFARRHDIPVPVTVERPYSTDRNLFHISYEGGILEDPWTEPPDKMFLLTNSPEAAPDVPVAVTVDFERGDPVAVDGQRLGPVALLERLNQVGAEHGIGRLDLVENRFVGMKSRGVYETPGGTILHAARRAVESLALDRELLHLRDSLVPRYAEMIYYGFWFAPERRALQALLDECAQDVTGTARLKLYKGQVTVTGRRSPRSLYRTDFATFEADSVYRQRDAEGFIALNALRLRIRALRDRQS from the coding sequence ATGTCTGATCCCAAGCGAGTCGTCCTGGCGTACTCGGGAGGGCTCGACACCTCGGTGATCCTGCGCTGGCTCAAGGAGCGCTACCACTGCGAGGTCGTCGCCTTCTGCGCCGATCTGGGGCAGGGCGAGGAGCTCCTGACCGTCCGCGACAAGGCCCTGCGCACGGGGGCGGCAGCAGTGCACATCGTCGACCTGCGCGAGGAATTCGTCCGGGACTTCATCTTTCCCATGCTGCGGGCCAACGCCGTTTACGAGGGCGGCTACCTGCTCGGCACGTCGATCGCCCGGCCGCTCATCGCCCGGGCCCAGGTGGAGGTGGCCCTGCGCGAGGGCGCGGATGCCGTGGCCCACGGCGCCACCGGCAAGGGCAACGATCAGGTGCGCTTCGAGCTGACCTATGCCGCGCTGGCGCCCCACTTGCGGGTGATCGCCCCCTGGCGGGAGTGGGAGCTCGGCTCGCGGTCGGCTCTGCTCGAGTTCGCTCGCCGGCACGACATCCCCGTGCCGGTCACCGTCGAGCGGCCGTACTCCACGGACCGGAATCTCTTTCACATCTCCTACGAGGGCGGCATCCTCGAAGATCCCTGGACCGAGCCGCCCGACAAGATGTTCCTGCTCACCAACTCCCCCGAAGCGGCTCCCGACGTGCCGGTCGCGGTGACTGTGGACTTCGAGCGCGGCGATCCGGTGGCGGTGGACGGCCAGCGACTGGGGCCGGTGGCTCTCCTCGAGCGGCTGAACCAGGTCGGGGCCGAGCACGGGATCGGCCGCCTGGACCTGGTCGAGAACCGCTTCGTGGGCATGAAGTCTCGGGGGGTGTACGAGACCCCGGGCGGCACCATTCTGCACGCCGCCCGGCGGGCGGTGGAGTCGCTCGCCCTCGACCGAGAGCTGTTGCACCTGCGTGACTCGCTGGTGCCGCGCTACGCCGAGATGATCTACTACGGGTTCTGGTTCGCGCCGGAGCGCCGGGCCCTGCAGGCGCTACTCGACGAGTGTGCCCAGGACGTCACCGGCACCGCGCGCCTGAAGCTCTACAAGGGCCAGGTCACCGTGACGGGTCGGCGGTCGCCCCGCTCGCTGTACCGGACAGACTTCGCCACCTTCGAGGCCGACTCGGTCTATCGCCAGCGCGACGCCGAGGGCTTCATCGCTCTGAATGCGCTGCGCCTGAGGATCCGCGCGCTGCGGGACCGCCAGAGCTAA
- the pgsA gene encoding CDP-diacylglycerol--glycerol-3-phosphate 3-phosphatidyltransferase: MNLPIGLTLTRIIAVPLLIVFLISSSRVHAVIAAAIFILASLTDWADGVLARRRNQVTTLGTLLDPIADKLLVAAALVSLLQIDKIAAWIVVVIIGRELAVTGLRAVAGSVGVIVPASRLAKWKTVSQFAAITLLIIEKSVGAPMFHHTATAVLWCAVALTVVSGVDYFYRFFRKADYRAIVPDEDRWS; the protein is encoded by the coding sequence GTGAACTTGCCGATCGGTCTCACGCTGACGCGGATCATCGCCGTCCCTCTCCTCATCGTCTTCCTCATCTCGTCGTCTCGGGTCCACGCGGTGATCGCCGCGGCCATTTTCATCCTGGCCTCGCTGACCGACTGGGCAGACGGGGTCCTGGCCCGTCGGCGCAACCAGGTGACCACGCTGGGGACGCTGCTAGACCCCATCGCCGACAAGCTGCTGGTGGCCGCCGCCCTGGTCTCGCTGCTGCAGATCGACAAGATCGCCGCCTGGATCGTGGTCGTCATCATCGGCCGGGAGCTGGCGGTCACCGGGTTACGGGCGGTCGCCGGCAGCGTGGGGGTCATCGTGCCGGCCTCGCGGCTGGCCAAGTGGAAGACGGTCAGCCAGTTCGCCGCCATCACCCTGCTCATCATCGAGAAGAGCGTGGGGGCCCCGATGTTCCACCACACCGCCACCGCCGTGCTGTGGTGCGCGGTGGCCCTGACCGTCGTGTCGGGTGTCGATTACTTCTACCGCTTCTTCCGGAAGGCTGATTACCGCGCGATCGTGCCGGACGAAGACCGCTGGTCGTGA
- a CDS encoding NAD(P)H-dependent glycerol-3-phosphate dehydrogenase — MTVGVVGAGSWGTALAIHLARAGTTVRLWAREREVVEGIRTARRNPIYLNDVDCPPNIWPTVDPAEALHDVAIVVLVVPSEFFGATLKMLGRVPVGAPIVSATKGLDPRRHLRMTELVAEHFPQASVAALSGPTFAREVALGRLTACVIAARDEALALQLQAALGTREFRLYTSRDVVGVEVGGALKNVIAIATGLADGLGLGENARAALVARGLAEITRLGVAMGGQPRTLAGLAGLGDLVLTCTGSLSRNRALGMALARGQTQAAVEGESRMIAEGARTVASAVALAERHGVALPICQEVAAVLFSGKPPHEALASLLSRAARPEEEA, encoded by the coding sequence GTGACGGTCGGTGTCGTCGGCGCGGGCAGCTGGGGCACGGCGCTGGCGATCCATCTGGCGCGGGCCGGCACCACCGTCCGGCTCTGGGCCCGCGAGCGCGAAGTGGTGGAGGGCATCCGGACCGCGCGACGCAACCCGATCTACCTGAACGACGTCGACTGTCCGCCGAACATCTGGCCGACCGTCGACCCGGCCGAAGCTCTCCATGACGTGGCGATCGTCGTCCTGGTCGTTCCCTCGGAATTCTTCGGCGCCACGCTGAAGATGCTCGGCCGGGTACCCGTCGGCGCGCCGATCGTCTCGGCGACGAAGGGCCTCGATCCCCGACGCCACCTGCGGATGACCGAGCTGGTCGCCGAGCATTTCCCCCAGGCGTCGGTGGCCGCGCTCTCCGGACCCACGTTCGCTCGCGAAGTGGCCCTGGGCCGGCTCACCGCCTGCGTGATCGCGGCCCGCGACGAGGCCCTGGCCCTCCAGCTCCAGGCCGCGCTCGGCACCCGGGAGTTCCGGCTGTACACCAGCCGTGACGTGGTCGGCGTGGAAGTCGGCGGGGCCCTGAAGAACGTGATCGCCATCGCCACCGGCCTGGCCGACGGACTGGGACTGGGCGAGAATGCGCGCGCCGCGCTGGTCGCTCGAGGGCTCGCCGAGATCACGCGTCTGGGTGTGGCGATGGGCGGCCAGCCCAGGACCCTGGCCGGACTCGCCGGTCTCGGTGATCTCGTCCTGACCTGCACGGGCAGTCTCTCGCGCAACCGCGCGCTCGGCATGGCTCTGGCTCGCGGACAGACGCAAGCCGCGGTCGAAGGCGAGAGCCGGATGATCGCCGAAGGGGCGCGGACGGTGGCCTCGGCGGTGGCGCTGGCCGAGCGCCACGGGGTGGCCCTGCCGATCTGTCAGGAGGTGGCGGCGGTGCTGTTCTCGGGTAAGCCACCCCACGAGGCACTGGCGTCTCTGCTGAGCCGGGCGGCGCGGCCGGAGGAGGAAGCATGA
- the hslV gene encoding ATP-dependent protease subunit HslV, whose protein sequence is MRATTVLCVRHRGQVAIGGDGQVTIGQTVVKAGARKVRKLYQDRVLAGFAGAAADAFTLFGRFEGRLEEFHGNLARAAVELAKDWRADRVLRRLEALLAVADRDHSFIVSGTGDLIEPDDGLIGIGSGGPYALAAARALIAHTELDAQRIVSEAMRIAAGICVYTNEHIAVEVL, encoded by the coding sequence ATCCGCGCCACCACCGTCCTCTGCGTTCGCCATCGCGGCCAGGTGGCGATCGGCGGCGACGGACAGGTCACGATCGGCCAGACCGTCGTCAAGGCGGGCGCGCGCAAGGTCCGCAAGCTCTACCAGGACCGGGTGCTGGCGGGCTTCGCCGGCGCCGCCGCCGACGCCTTCACGCTGTTCGGCCGCTTCGAGGGTCGGCTGGAGGAGTTTCACGGCAACCTGGCCAGGGCCGCCGTCGAGCTGGCCAAGGACTGGCGCGCCGACCGCGTGCTCCGGCGCCTGGAGGCCTTGCTGGCGGTGGCCGATCGCGACCACAGCTTCATCGTGTCGGGGACCGGAGACCTCATCGAGCCCGACGACGGGCTCATCGGCATCGGCTCCGGCGGTCCTTATGCGCTGGCGGCGGCCCGTGCGCTGATCGCCCACACCGAGCTCGACGCCCAGCGCATCGTCAGCGAAGCCATGCGCATCGCGGCGGGTATCTGCGTGTACACTAACGAGCACATCGCGGTCGAGGTGTTGTGA
- the argF gene encoding ornithine carbamoyltransferase, with protein MTHFLSAGDLTPERSLHLFRIAAALKQRWKTGDRATPLAGRTLALIFEKPSLRTRVTFEVGIVQLGGRAVYLAGSEVGMGTRESVPDVARNLSRWVDGIAARVHAHSSVETLARHATVPVINGLSDVEHPCQALADYFTLWERGLDLATTRLAWIGDGNNVCHSVMLLGALLGTEVAVACPPGYEPAADVQARARSLGSRLTITADPREAATDADILYTDTWISMGQEAERERRREAFSRYQINDRVVGFAKRSVLVMHCLPAHRGEEITDAVLDGPHSIVLDQAENRLHAQKAIILELLGGSLDDV; from the coding sequence ATGACCCACTTCCTCTCGGCCGGCGACCTCACGCCGGAGCGGTCGCTGCACCTCTTCAGAATCGCCGCCGCCCTCAAGCAGCGGTGGAAGACCGGCGACCGGGCGACGCCTCTGGCCGGGCGGACGCTGGCCCTGATCTTCGAGAAACCCTCGCTCCGCACACGCGTGACGTTCGAGGTGGGGATCGTTCAGCTCGGCGGCCGCGCCGTCTATCTCGCCGGCAGCGAGGTCGGCATGGGCACCCGGGAGTCCGTTCCCGACGTGGCCCGCAATCTCTCGCGCTGGGTGGACGGCATCGCGGCCCGCGTCCACGCCCATTCCAGCGTCGAGACGCTGGCCCGCCACGCTACCGTCCCCGTCATCAACGGGCTCAGCGACGTCGAGCACCCCTGCCAGGCGCTGGCCGACTACTTCACCCTGTGGGAGCGTGGCCTCGACCTGGCCACGACGCGGCTGGCCTGGATCGGCGATGGCAACAACGTGTGCCACTCGGTGATGCTGCTGGGCGCCCTGCTCGGCACGGAGGTCGCGGTGGCCTGCCCCCCCGGCTACGAGCCGGCCGCCGACGTGCAGGCACGCGCGCGCAGCCTGGGCAGCCGGCTGACCATCACGGCTGACCCCCGGGAGGCCGCCACCGACGCCGACATCCTCTACACCGACACCTGGATCAGCATGGGCCAGGAAGCGGAGCGGGAGCGGCGCCGCGAGGCGTTCAGTCGTTACCAGATCAACGACCGCGTGGTGGGCTTCGCCAAGCGCAGCGTGCTCGTGATGCACTGCCTGCCCGCTCACCGGGGTGAGGAGATCACCGACGCCGTCCTCGACGGGCCTCACAGCATCGTGCTGGACCAGGCCGAGAACCGCCTGCACGCGCAGAAGGCCATCATCCTGGAGCTGCTGGGAGGCTCCCTCGACGATGTCTGA
- the galT gene encoding galactose-1-phosphate uridylyltransferase, with protein sequence MSELRKDPVVGRWVIISAERGRRPSDFGPEPARPRLVSCVFCPGHEDKTPPEILAGRPPGGEANRPGWTFRVVSNKFPALRIEGELEPSGEGPFDRMNGVGAHEVVIEAPQHEATLATMPLEAVADVLLAFRERMLDLKKDPRFQYILIFKNHGEAAGASIEHPHSQLIATPIIPIMVTEELAGAAQYYGIKERCVWCDVVRTERRSRRRVILDTDGFVALAPFAPRFPFEAWILPARHAAAYEESSVEALRALAGVLGSFLRRMNLVLNDPPFNFVLHTAPLGEPAREHFHWHLEIIPKLTRIAGFEWGSGFFINPVAPEDAATALREAAG encoded by the coding sequence GTGTCTGAGTTGCGCAAGGATCCCGTCGTAGGCCGGTGGGTCATCATCTCGGCCGAGCGGGGCCGGCGCCCGTCTGACTTCGGTCCCGAGCCCGCGCGGCCCCGCCTCGTCAGCTGTGTGTTCTGCCCCGGTCATGAGGACAAGACGCCGCCCGAGATCCTGGCCGGGCGTCCCCCCGGCGGGGAGGCGAACCGCCCGGGCTGGACGTTCCGCGTGGTCTCGAACAAGTTTCCGGCCCTGCGCATCGAGGGGGAGCTGGAGCCCTCGGGAGAGGGGCCGTTCGATCGGATGAACGGGGTGGGGGCCCACGAGGTCGTCATCGAGGCCCCCCAGCACGAGGCCACGCTGGCCACGATGCCGCTCGAGGCCGTGGCCGACGTGCTGCTGGCCTTTCGCGAGCGAATGCTCGACCTCAAAAAGGACCCGCGCTTCCAGTACATCCTGATTTTCAAGAACCACGGCGAGGCGGCCGGAGCGTCGATCGAGCACCCGCATTCCCAGCTCATCGCCACCCCCATCATCCCGATCATGGTCACCGAGGAGCTGGCCGGGGCCGCGCAGTACTACGGGATCAAGGAGCGCTGCGTGTGGTGCGACGTCGTCCGTACGGAGCGCCGGAGCCGCCGGCGGGTGATCCTCGACACCGACGGCTTCGTGGCCCTGGCCCCCTTCGCCCCGCGCTTCCCCTTCGAGGCCTGGATCCTTCCCGCCCGCCACGCCGCGGCCTACGAGGAGTCGTCGGTCGAGGCCCTGCGGGCGCTGGCCGGCGTCCTGGGGAGCTTCCTGCGCCGGATGAACCTGGTCCTCAACGATCCGCCGTTCAATTTCGTGCTGCACACCGCCCCGTTGGGCGAGCCGGCGCGAGAGCACTTCCACTGGCACCTGGAGATCATCCCCAAGCTCACGCGGATCGCCGGTTTCGAGTGGGGCAGTGGGTTTTTCATCAATCCCGTGGCCCCCGAGGATGCGGCGACGGCATTGCGAGAGGCGGCCGGGTAA
- a CDS encoding aspartate aminotransferase family protein — MDTKTLLEWSARYHTPNYGRAPICIVRGEGARLWDSDGREYLDFTAGIAVTALGHCHPRVTGAIREAAATLLHVSNLFHTAPQIHLAKLLCEHSFADRVFFCNSGAEANEAALKLARKYAKERFASDRYEVIATRESFHGRTLATVTATGQEKYQHGFEPLMPGFKHVPYNDLRAMARAIDNRTAAILVEPIQGEGGVNVPDDDYLPGLRKLCDESGALLIFDEIQTGVGRTGRLWGYQHSDIEPDIMTLAKALANGVPIGAMLAREDVARALTAGSHASTFGGTPFVASVALAALSTVIGDKLPERADRLGRGLMDGLRAMARRRSIIREVRGRGLLIGAELRQAAGPVVDACRERGLLVLTAGERVLRLAPPLIVDEQDCQRALDTIDAVLDATGA, encoded by the coding sequence ATGGACACCAAGACCCTGCTCGAGTGGTCGGCCCGCTATCACACGCCCAACTACGGTCGGGCTCCCATCTGCATCGTCCGCGGCGAGGGCGCGCGGCTATGGGATTCCGACGGCCGCGAGTACCTGGATTTCACCGCCGGCATCGCGGTGACCGCGCTCGGGCACTGCCATCCCCGGGTGACCGGCGCCATCCGGGAGGCGGCCGCCACGCTGCTGCACGTGTCGAACCTGTTCCACACCGCGCCGCAGATCCACCTGGCCAAGCTCCTGTGCGAGCACTCCTTCGCGGATCGGGTGTTCTTCTGCAACTCGGGGGCCGAGGCCAACGAGGCCGCGCTGAAGCTCGCCCGCAAATACGCCAAGGAGCGGTTCGCCTCCGACCGCTACGAGGTGATCGCGACGCGCGAGTCCTTCCACGGGCGGACCCTGGCCACCGTGACGGCCACCGGCCAGGAGAAGTACCAGCACGGCTTCGAGCCGCTCATGCCGGGCTTCAAGCACGTGCCCTACAACGACCTCCGGGCCATGGCGCGCGCGATCGACAACCGCACGGCCGCGATCCTCGTCGAGCCCATCCAGGGCGAGGGCGGCGTCAACGTCCCCGACGACGACTATCTGCCCGGGCTCCGCAAGCTCTGCGACGAGTCCGGCGCGTTGCTCATCTTCGACGAGATTCAGACGGGGGTGGGGCGGACCGGGCGCCTGTGGGGTTACCAGCACTCCGACATCGAGCCCGACATCATGACGTTGGCCAAGGCGCTGGCCAACGGCGTCCCCATCGGCGCCATGCTGGCGCGCGAGGACGTCGCCCGGGCCCTGACCGCGGGCAGCCACGCATCGACATTCGGCGGGACGCCCTTCGTCGCCTCGGTGGCGCTGGCCGCGCTGAGCACGGTGATCGGCGACAAGCTACCCGAGCGCGCCGATCGGCTCGGCCGCGGCCTCATGGATGGCCTCCGGGCCATGGCGCGCCGGCGCTCGATCATCCGCGAGGTCCGCGGACGTGGCCTGCTCATCGGCGCCGAGCTCCGGCAGGCCGCCGGCCCCGTGGTCGACGCCTGCCGGGAGCGAGGCCTCCTGGTCCTGACGGCCGGCGAGCGGGTGCTGCGCCTGGCCCCGCCGCTGATCGTGGACGAGCAGGACTGTCAGCGAGCCCTCGACACGATCGACGCCGTCCTCGACGCGACGGGGGCATGA
- the plsY gene encoding glycerol-3-phosphate 1-O-acyltransferase PlsY, whose protein sequence is MTFLAGALTAYLIGAIPIGFLVARAFGIVDVRSHGSGNIGAANVLRTAGRLPGVLTLGGDIAKGFVAVMAGTVVGGGGPVASALAAVAAIVGNCWSVYLRFRGGKGVATGLGAFLRVAPWATAPAALVWLVTALTFRYVSLASLMAALCVPLGALLLGYPPESVAACAVGAAIVIYRHRDNIGRLLAGTERRLGERRQSA, encoded by the coding sequence GTGACATTTCTGGCCGGCGCGCTCACAGCCTATCTCATCGGCGCCATTCCCATCGGCTTCCTGGTGGCGCGCGCCTTCGGTATCGTCGACGTCCGCTCCCACGGCAGTGGAAACATCGGAGCCGCCAACGTGCTGCGGACGGCGGGGCGTCTACCCGGCGTCCTCACGCTCGGCGGGGACATCGCCAAGGGCTTCGTCGCGGTGATGGCGGGGACGGTCGTCGGGGGCGGTGGCCCGGTGGCCTCGGCGTTGGCGGCGGTGGCGGCCATCGTCGGCAATTGCTGGTCGGTGTATCTCCGCTTCCGCGGCGGCAAAGGTGTGGCCACCGGGCTCGGGGCGTTCTTGCGGGTAGCACCCTGGGCCACGGCCCCGGCGGCCCTGGTGTGGCTGGTGACCGCGCTCACGTTTCGCTATGTGTCGCTGGCTTCGCTGATGGCGGCCCTCTGCGTCCCGCTGGGGGCGCTGCTCCTCGGCTACCCGCCAGAGTCCGTGGCCGCCTGCGCGGTGGGGGCGGCCATCGTGATCTATCGCCATCGTGACAACATCGGGCGTCTGCTCGCCGGGACCGAGCGCCGACTCGGCGAGCGACGACAGTCGGCGTGA
- the argB gene encoding acetylglutamate kinase produces the protein MEALPYIREFRGKTIVIKYGGSAMEQGDLKQTFALDVILLKLVGINPVIVHGGGPQIGALMKRLGKEPRFVGGMRVTDEETMEIVEMVLVGKINKEIVALINHHGGRAVGLSGKDADLIRARRRPHRLPSGEEVDIGLVGEVESVNPEPIRLLEEHGFIPVIAPVAVGDHGNSYNVNGDLAAGEVAAALAAEKLIHLTDVQGILDGAGRLVSTLARKEAERLMQEGVIEGGMLPKVESALRALTGGSAKAHIVDGRVPHAILLELFTREGIGTEIVL, from the coding sequence ATGGAGGCGCTGCCCTACATCCGGGAGTTTCGCGGCAAGACCATCGTCATCAAGTACGGCGGCTCGGCCATGGAGCAGGGCGACCTCAAGCAGACGTTCGCCCTCGACGTCATTCTCCTGAAGCTGGTCGGCATCAACCCGGTGATCGTCCATGGCGGCGGCCCGCAGATCGGCGCCCTCATGAAGCGGTTGGGGAAGGAACCCCGTTTCGTGGGCGGCATGCGGGTGACCGACGAGGAGACCATGGAGATCGTGGAGATGGTGCTGGTGGGCAAGATCAACAAGGAGATCGTCGCGCTCATCAACCACCACGGGGGCCGCGCCGTGGGCCTCTCCGGCAAGGACGCCGACCTGATCCGGGCCCGCCGGCGGCCCCACCGGCTGCCGTCGGGCGAGGAAGTCGACATCGGCCTCGTCGGCGAGGTGGAGTCCGTGAACCCCGAGCCGATCCGGCTGCTGGAAGAGCACGGCTTCATCCCGGTCATCGCCCCGGTCGCCGTGGGTGACCACGGCAACAGCTACAACGTCAACGGCGATCTGGCGGCCGGGGAAGTGGCCGCGGCGCTGGCCGCGGAGAAGCTGATCCACCTCACCGACGTGCAGGGCATTCTGGACGGCGCCGGCCGGCTGGTGAGCACGCTCGCCCGCAAGGAAGCCGAGCGCCTGATGCAGGAGGGTGTGATCGAGGGCGGCATGCTGCCCAAGGTGGAGTCCGCGTTGCGGGCGCTCACCGGGGGCAGCGCCAAGGCCCACATCGTCGACGGCCGGGTCCCCCATGCCATCCTGCTCGAGCTGTTCACCCGCGAAGGCATTGGAACCGAGATCGTGCTCTGA